The Magnetovibrio sp. PR-2 DNA window GTGAGGACAGAAGATTTTGAAGCGACTTGGTGACGATTTCTTTTTGCGCTTTTTTCAGCCCAATGGCGTAGTAGAGAAAATCACTGGGTTCAGCCGCACCAAAAGCAAGCTTTGCGGTGTCCATACAGCGACAAAACGGGCTCGATAATACTTCGCCGACGGGAATCTCTTGGTCACGAATGGCCTTGCCGATGCTTAACGATTGAGCGCGCCCTTCTTCGGAAAGGTTGCGCTGCGTTGAACAATCCGCCAAGTCCACCTCGTCCATGTCCATTTGTTTGTGATCCGTTATGGCATGGCGAAAAAATATAATATTCCCGCCTTGACGCATCTCCTCAAGACTTGGCGGCAAAGCCTGTTTGTCCTGGGACCAAGCGTTCGAACCAAACGATAGCGTTA harbors:
- a CDS encoding histidine phosphatase family protein — protein: MKFLSAVIFAILTLSFGSNAWSQDKQALPPSLEEMRQGGNIIFFRHAITDHKQMDMDEVDLADCSTQRNLSEEGRAQSLSIGKAIRDQEIPVGEVLSSPFCRCMDTAKLAFGAAEPSDFLYYAIGLKKAQKEIVTKSLQNLLSSPVPEGTNRVIVSHTGNLREAAGIWPKPEGVAWVFRPGEKGQFETLGKINPQDWAKLQ